The genomic window GATCAAAGGGAGATCATGGAACTGCTTAAGAGCGGAAAGGTAGATTCAGCCGTGGTGGCATCGCCTTTCGGCAGCGGTATGAAGTTTGAGGACATCATGATCAAGCATGGAATAGTCATGCCAGGGAACTGCACGGCATACGTTAGGGACGACCTGATGGATCTTTTCTTTAGTGAATATCAGAGGGGTGTAGATAACCTCAGATCGGATCCTGAGGAGGTCTCTAAGTATGTGGCTTCAAAACTACCTAACAGCGTCGATCCTAAATTCATTGCTGGAACCATAATGAGATCAGACGTCTCTCCGGTTCGGGTTTCAGATTCCTCAAGTTTCATTGAAACCGTGAAAAAATACCTGAATTGAAAGTGATTGCTATGTCCAGGGAAAACGAAGGCGGTATCTCGTTCGTCTCGATGCTCCTGATCATAGCCTCGATAACGTTCGCGGTCAGGGGAAGCAACAACATGTACATGACTGAGATACCGCTGATCGCTCGCTACGTATTCCATTATGGCGAATTCCTAGTCGGTGCGATATCAGCCCTGACCGCAGTGGGAACATTCATAATGAGCGCGCTAATAAATTCCAGACTAAGATCAAAGGAGAGGCGCAGGGTTTTCATAGTTTCTTCACTTATATATGCGGTGGTATTTCCGCTGTTCTATCTTTCGAATGCGATAACAATATGGCCCATAGCATTTTTTGCCGGCTTCTCACTTGGCGCGCTTATGCCAAACATAATAACATCCGCTGGTCTGCTCCCTGACAGAAAGCAGAGGGAAAGGCTACTATCCATATATACCCTCACACTGAGCGTTTCCCTCGTCGTTGGCCCAGCTCTTGAGGGCTATCTGCTTAAATTCATGCCACTGATGAAGACCTTCCTCGTTTTCAGCATTTTCCCCATCATCGTATTCGGAATGTCATTTTTCCTGAGGTTCCCCGATGAAAGAAACATGCAGAAGATAGAAACTGGGGACGTTCTCAGGAACCATGGATTCAGAGCGGCGATCTACAATATAATGACATATAACATCCCCTTTGCCTTCATACTCACATTTGGCGGTATTTACGCTATGTCAAGGTTCGATGTGACGTACTCAACCGTGACGCTCATGTTTGCCAGCTTCTTCTTCACATCATTCCTGAGCAGGGTTCTTCTTGCCGTAAGGCCTCCAGAGGACATATGGAAGCTGATGATACTCTCGGTGGTCATAACATCGATAGGTCTCATAGGCATTGTGGAATCTTTGAATATTCTCATGCTGGAAGCTTGCTTTCTTCTTCTGGGATTCCCCCATGGCTTCACCTTTCCACTGTCTGTTATCTCCATATCCAGATCATTCAGCACAGAATCAAGAAATGCTGCGAACAGTCTGTTTTTCTCCGTAATGATGGCGGTCGGAGCAGTTATGCCTTTTGTCTCTGGCGGGCTCGTCAGCGCTATAGGACTGAAATATTCATTCGGGATATTGGTGCCGGTGATAATAGCGCTTCTGTTCATGCTGAGCCATGAAATGTCATGCATAAAAAAAGGTAAATCGAATGAGGGTCTGCTCCCCTCATGATTTTTACGAGAATGATAGTTTTTCAACCTGAGACACAGATTCTGGAGTAGATCTTGTGCCTATGTAGAAGACTCCAAGCGCCACAGCCATGGTCAGTACTATGTCCAGTGGGAACGGTATGAGATCAATACCGTAGCTTCCGAGGTAGGATATAACCGGCAGTATTGCGAGTATTATGACTATATAGATACCCTGGGAGAGGTCTTTCAACGGATTCTTTCCGGAGAAGACGAACAGCGCCAGGCCAACAAGGGCGATTATGCTCATGTAAAGCGTCGTGGGATACTGAGACCAGTAGACTATCAGAACTGATAGGGCAAAGCCGATCGGTGCCAGTATCTTCAGCGCAGGAAGCCTGAATCCCTTTGATGCTACGCCATACTTATCGAAGATGGCCAGCGATACAGGCCCACTCATATAGGCGATTATTGTCAGATCCGAATTTACTGAAACGAGGGATTGCCATGAAGGGAACGGCAGAACAAAGAGTATCATGACGATGAGATCGAATATGAGAGCATATATAGGCACCTGCCTGGAATTCAGTGCAGATATCCTCTTCGGGAGAAATCCCATCTCGCTTATCCTGTATGAAACCCTTGCAGTCGTTGTCTGGTAGATGCTGCTGGTTCCAAGCGGTGAAATTATCCCATCGAAGAGGAGCACGGATGCAAGCGCGCCGAGACCCAGCGTGGAGGCCAGCACCAGCATTGGACCACTGGAATAACCGCTGTTTGCAAGTGCAGACCAGTCACCAGGCTTTATGTTCCCCCACTGAAGTGAACCTATGAATGCGATCTGGACTATCATGTATATCGCTGAGGCCACAGCTACTGACAGAATTATGGCCAGTGGTACAGTTTTCTGCGGGTTTTTAGCCTCTCCTGATAGTTCAACAGCCTGCCTGAAGCCGAGGAACGAAAAGGCGATTCCTGCACCTGGAACCGCTGTGAATATACCCTCAGGCTTTACTGTTCCAACCAGCGTGAAGTTCCTGATCGAGAATATCGTGAATATGAAGAAAAAGCTGGTTATGATTGGTATCGCTATCTTCATGTAGGATACTATGTTGTTGAATCTTGACGTGTTTCTGATCCCTGTTGCATTCAGGGCGAAGAAGAATATCAAAAGCCCCACGGCAAGCAGTATACCCGCAGGTGTAAGGAGACCATCGCTGTTCAGGAGGTTCGGTATCAGGAAGCTCAGGTAGCTGATTGCTGCTATAACCTCAAGGGGCGGGGTGGAGGCATAGCCGAGAAACAGCGACCATGCATTCAGTGACCCAGCCACGGTTCCATTTGAGAGGAAAGGGTATCCTGCGGCAGCTCCGGCCATTGGCACCCTGCTGCTTAGATCGGCGTATATCAGCGCCAGTATGGCAACTATGCCGGTTCCGACCAACCATGAAAATATGGAGTAAGGCCCGGCCATGGATGAGGCATAGAAAGCGGAAAAGAGCCAGCCCGATCCTATCATGCCAGTTACTGAAGCCATCATGAGATCGATTACACCAAGTTCCTTTTTCATCATTGATCTATCCGATTTTTCATCTACTTATAAGCTTGGCGTCCTTCTCTGGATTTTATGGACGTATTTGTCCTATTTTGGATATTAATATCCAGAAATAAACTTATGTATCAAAATGGGATGGCATAAGATGAGCATATCAGAGGAAGTGAGGGCATATATCGAAAGGAATCCCCATATCATGCGTGCCCTGAATGAAGATGTGATCAACTACTCTGCACTTGCCAGAAAGATAATGGAGGAAACCGGCCTTGAGAATTTTCAGGCCATAATCGCTGCGCTGAAGAGATACAGGGCTCCGGCCTCCGAGATAGATCACTCAGCCATACTCTCTAGATCAAGCGTGGAGATGTACACGAACATATCCGTGGTGATACTGAAGCCGAAGAATGAAAACGTGAAGATGGTTCTCAACAACGCGGAACGTTCTATGCTCAATTACAGCAGATTCAGGATAATTCAGGGGGTACAGGGCGCAGTGGTGGTCATCAACGATAACGATCTGGATAGAATAATGCGTGGAATTCCGAAGAGTGAGATCATAAGCGTGGACAGGAAGCTTGCTGAAATAGTGATAACTAGCCCACAGACGATAACGTATACCCGCGGTTACGTGGCTCATCTCTCATCGCTCCTTGCCTATCATGGGATAAATGTCGTTCAGCTGGTCTCCTTCTACACCGATGTGACATTCATACTTGAATCCAAGGATCTGACGGCGAGTTTCAGCATAATATCAGACATCATTGAGAGATCAGCACAGCGGAAGACCTGAGGATAAAAAGGACAACGAGCTGAATTTTAGAGATGCGAGCGACCTGTCATGGATCGATGAGTTCCTTAGACAATAATCGCCACAAAACATCATCGAGGGATTTATTTATATGCCTATAATAACACCTAATCAAATCTTTATTAAATTAATTATTTTCTACCAATATTCGCAAAACTTTTATTAATTATATTAAGTTATACCAATATGAAGGAAAAGCCCAGAAATGTGTATATGGTTGCCGGAGGCGTGACAAAATTCGCCAAGGCATCACCTGAAATGGATTTTCGGCTGCGAGTGAAGAAAGCCTTCGATTATGCAATGAATGATGCTGGACTGACTCTGGCCGATATAGACGGATCTGTTGCATCCTATTTTTCGGATCATTTCCAGAGGCAGCTGATGTCCGGGATAATGGTGCAGGACTATCTTGGGCTTGTACCGAAGCCGAGCAAGAGAATCGAAGGTGGCGGAGCGACAGGTGGGCTTGCATTCCAGGCTGGCTATGAAGAGATAGCCTCTGGGCGCATGGATACGGTTGCGGTCTACGGATTTGAAACCATGTCGCATGTCAATACCTGGAAGGGCAATGAGTTCATAGCTCTGGCCAGCGATACTAATTTCGACTACCCCATAGGCGGCTTCTATACGGGCTATTATGCGATGATGGCCGTTCGCCACATGTATGAGTTCGGAACAACCGTTGAACAGATGGCCAAGGTTTCGGTCAAGAATCACGGAAACGCCCTTCACAATCCCTATGCTCAGAGCCCCATGAAGCTTACGGTGGAGGACGTCAGAAATGCACCAATGGTATCGTATCCGCTTACCAGACTTGACGTCTGCGCCATGTCTGATGGTGCGGCAGTGGCGATACTTGCATCGGAAGATAAGGCATTCGAGATAACCGATCATCCCGTTCTGATAAAGGGCATTGGCACCGGTACAGATTCCATGAGGCTGGCCGACAGGCCTTTTGGCGAGGTGCCACTTTTACCAAACGAGAAACCTTCTGATTACAAGGGTCTGAAATATCCCGGCGTGCACTCCTTCAGGGCAGGGCGCATGGCGGCGAAGGAAGCATATGAGATGGCAGGCATAACCGATCCGATCAATGAGATCGATCTGATAGAGCTCCATGACGCCTACACATCGTCAGAGATACAGACGTATGAAGATCTTGGACTCTGCAAGTACGGCGAGGGCGGCCAGTTCATAGACGAGGGAAAGCCGGAGCTCCATGGCAAGATACCCGTCAATCCATCCGGAGGGCTTCTGGCTGCTGGCCATCCTGTTGGAGCTACGGGAATAATGCAGGCAGTGTTCATGTTCTGGCAGCTCCAGCACACCGTGAAGAAACACTTCCATGACGATTATTTGCAGGTTCCAAATGCGAAGAGAGGGTTAATTCACAGCCATGCTGGAACGGGTACTTATGTTACTGTAACTATAATGGAGGCGGCAAAATGACACTTGATCCAAATGCAAAACTGCCAGAAACCGAAGAGGGAACGGTGGTATACAACACCGATCCGCTCATAGTGAGATCGCATTATGAGATAGATTACATACACAGCTATGCGCAGGACAGCGAATTCTTCAGAGCACTGGGAAGAAAGAAGTTGATGGGAAGCAAATGCAAAAAATGCGGTTATGTCTATGCCACACCCAGATCGCATTGCATGATGTGCGGTGCGGAGACCGAATGGTATGAACTCCCGCTTAAGGGACGTGTACATACATTCACGACCTGCTATTTCAGTGGAGAGGAGTTTCTGAACGAAACGCCATTCAACCTCGTAATGGTCGAGTTCGACGGTGTCAATTCGCTCTTCATGAGCAGGCTGATCGGAGCTGAGACAAAGGACATATACATAGGGATGCCCGTCAGAGCAAAATTTAGAAGGAACTTAAAGATGAACGTAACGGACGTTTACTTCGTACCGGACGTTGAAAGATAATGAGGCATGGGGAGGCAGCGGTAGGCTTGATCATCGACAGGAGCGATCTCATCCTGATAAAGAGGAAGATCAGGTCAGATGATCCATGGTCCGGAGATGTTGCCTT from Thermoplasma sp. Kam2015 includes these protein-coding regions:
- a CDS encoding DUF3834 domain-containing protein; protein product: MEKIKVIAAPGPVSYPIIAAKSDVFDIVFDKEGKGDIVLDSSVSLIRRGINFNVSLIRGLSIISPGIGRRIAVWRRGSANDVLLRAVLDLENIKADVLYAEDQREIMELLKSGKVDSAVVASPFGSGMKFEDIMIKHGIVMPGNCTAYVRDDLMDLFFSEYQRGVDNLRSDPEEVSKYVASKLPNSVDPKFIAGTIMRSDVSPVRVSDSSSFIETVKKYLN
- a CDS encoding Zn-ribbon domain-containing OB-fold protein → MTLDPNAKLPETEEGTVVYNTDPLIVRSHYEIDYIHSYAQDSEFFRALGRKKLMGSKCKKCGYVYATPRSHCMMCGAETEWYELPLKGRVHTFTTCYFSGEEFLNETPFNLVMVEFDGVNSLFMSRLIGAETKDIYIGMPVRAKFRRNLKMNVTDVYFVPDVER
- a CDS encoding MFS transporter, which produces MSRENEGGISFVSMLLIIASITFAVRGSNNMYMTEIPLIARYVFHYGEFLVGAISALTAVGTFIMSALINSRLRSKERRRVFIVSSLIYAVVFPLFYLSNAITIWPIAFFAGFSLGALMPNIITSAGLLPDRKQRERLLSIYTLTLSVSLVVGPALEGYLLKFMPLMKTFLVFSIFPIIVFGMSFFLRFPDERNMQKIETGDVLRNHGFRAAIYNIMTYNIPFAFILTFGGIYAMSRFDVTYSTVTLMFASFFFTSFLSRVLLAVRPPEDIWKLMILSVVITSIGLIGIVESLNILMLEACFLLLGFPHGFTFPLSVISISRSFSTESRNAANSLFFSVMMAVGAVMPFVSGGLVSAIGLKYSFGILVPVIIALLFMLSHEMSCIKKGKSNEGLLPS
- a CDS encoding thiolase domain-containing protein; the protein is MLSYTNMKEKPRNVYMVAGGVTKFAKASPEMDFRLRVKKAFDYAMNDAGLTLADIDGSVASYFSDHFQRQLMSGIMVQDYLGLVPKPSKRIEGGGATGGLAFQAGYEEIASGRMDTVAVYGFETMSHVNTWKGNEFIALASDTNFDYPIGGFYTGYYAMMAVRHMYEFGTTVEQMAKVSVKNHGNALHNPYAQSPMKLTVEDVRNAPMVSYPLTRLDVCAMSDGAAVAILASEDKAFEITDHPVLIKGIGTGTDSMRLADRPFGEVPLLPNEKPSDYKGLKYPGVHSFRAGRMAAKEAYEMAGITDPINEIDLIELHDAYTSSEIQTYEDLGLCKYGEGGQFIDEGKPELHGKIPVNPSGGLLAAGHPVGATGIMQAVFMFWQLQHTVKKHFHDDYLQVPNAKRGLIHSHAGTGTYVTVTIMEAAK
- a CDS encoding ACT domain-containing protein; this encodes MSISEEVRAYIERNPHIMRALNEDVINYSALARKIMEETGLENFQAIIAALKRYRAPASEIDHSAILSRSSVEMYTNISVVILKPKNENVKMVLNNAERSMLNYSRFRIIQGVQGAVVVINDNDLDRIMRGIPKSEIISVDRKLAEIVITSPQTITYTRGYVAHLSSLLAYHGINVVQLVSFYTDVTFILESKDLTASFSIISDIIERSAQRKT
- a CDS encoding APC family permease, whose product is MMKKELGVIDLMMASVTGMIGSGWLFSAFYASSMAGPYSIFSWLVGTGIVAILALIYADLSSRVPMAGAAAGYPFLSNGTVAGSLNAWSLFLGYASTPPLEVIAAISYLSFLIPNLLNSDGLLTPAGILLAVGLLIFFFALNATGIRNTSRFNNIVSYMKIAIPIITSFFFIFTIFSIRNFTLVGTVKPEGIFTAVPGAGIAFSFLGFRQAVELSGEAKNPQKTVPLAIILSVAVASAIYMIVQIAFIGSLQWGNIKPGDWSALANSGYSSGPMLVLASTLGLGALASVLLFDGIISPLGTSSIYQTTTARVSYRISEMGFLPKRISALNSRQVPIYALIFDLIVMILFVLPFPSWQSLVSVNSDLTIIAYMSGPVSLAIFDKYGVASKGFRLPALKILAPIGFALSVLIVYWSQYPTTLYMSIIALVGLALFVFSGKNPLKDLSQGIYIVIILAILPVISYLGSYGIDLIPFPLDIVLTMAVALGVFYIGTRSTPESVSQVEKLSFS